Proteins encoded within one genomic window of Stigmatopora argus isolate UIUO_Sarg chromosome 21, RoL_Sarg_1.0, whole genome shotgun sequence:
- the pex11b gene encoding peroxisomal membrane protein 11B, with translation MDYWVRFNSQSQAKERIIRAAQYACTLLGYTLHRGGAGAELRKTVSQLEAHMSLTRKLLRLGNSVEALEAAKRAIHLSDSILRLCLTISHLNRAMYFACDNVLWAGKTGLLSKLDQHKWSQRSFKYYLFALILNLTRDVYELLLLMEREARHRAAKSPPSRDSGPTLMAPGLSSSSSPAASAVLPYLSAWLQGRLHLLLTVLHDNPPLLLDLLKNTCDIFIPLDRLAIYNTGTGFVGACGLASSLLSILTIVHPWLKLKP, from the exons ATGGATTATTGGGTTCGGTTCAACTCGCAAAGCCAAGCCAAAGAGAGGATTATACG GGCTGCCCAGTACGCCTGCACACTGCTAGGCTACACTCTGCACAGAGGTGGAGCAGGAGCAGAACTTCGCAAAACTGTCAGTCAGCTAGAAGCACACATGAGTCTGACGAGAAAAT TGCTACGCCTAGGAAACTCGGTGGAGGCCTTGGAGGCAGCAAAAAGAGCTATCCATCTCTCTGATAGCATACTAAGGCTCTGCCTCACCATAAGCCACCTCAACAGAGCTATGTACTTCGCCTGCGACAACGTCCTCTGGGCGGGGAAGACTGGTCTCCTATCCAAGTTGGATCAGCACAAATGGAGCCAGAGATCTTTTAA GTACTACCTCTTTGCTCTGATCCTCAACCTGACTCGAGATGTATACGAGCTGCTCCTACTCATGGAACGCGAAGCACGCCACAGAGCGGCCAAATCTCCACCCTCTCGCGACTCTGGCCCCACCCTGATGGCCCCCGGTTTGTCGTCCTCATCGTCGCCGGCCGCTTCGGCGGTCCTTCCCTATCTGTCGGCGTGGCTCCAAGGGCGGCTCCACCTGTTGTTGACGGTGCTGCACGACAACCCTCCGCTGCTGCTGGATCTGCTGAAGAACACGTGCGACATCTTCATCCCGTTGGACCGCCTGGCTATTTACAACACTGGGACAGGCTTTGTCGGCGCCTGCGGACTGGCTTCCTCTCTGCTCTCCATCCTTACAATAGTCCACCCTTGGCTGAAGCTCAAGCCATGA